A genomic stretch from Capricornis sumatraensis isolate serow.1 chromosome 4, serow.2, whole genome shotgun sequence includes:
- the RACGAP1 gene encoding rac GTPase-activating protein 1: MDTTMLNMRNLFEQLVRRVEILSEGNELQFIQLAKDFEDFRKKWQRTDHELGKYKDLLMKAETERSALDVKLKHARNQVDVEIKRRQRAEADCEKLERQIQLIREMLMCDTSGSIQLSEEQKSALAFLNRGHPSSGNAGNKRLSTIDESGSILSDISFDKTDESLDWDSSLVKTLKLKKREKRRSNSRQFVDGPPGPVKKTRSIGSAADQGNESIVAKTTVTVPNDGGPIEAVSTIETVPYWTRSRRKTGTLQPWNSDSTLSSRQPEPKTETDGSSTPQSNGGMRLHDFVSKTVIKPESCVPCGKRIKFGKLSLKCRDCRVVSHPECRDRCPLPCIPTLTGTPVKIGEGMLADYVSQTSPMIPSIVVHCVNEIEQRGLTETGLYRISGCDRTVKELKEKFLRVKTVPLLSKVDDIHAICSLLKDFLRNLKEPLLTFRLNKAFMDAAEITDDDNSIAATYQAVGELPQANRDTLAFLMIHLQRVAQSPNTKMDVANLAKIFGPTIVAHAVPNPDPVIMLQDIKRQPKVVERLLSLPLEYWSQFMMVEQENIDPMHVIENSNAFSTPQTPDVKVSLLGPVTTPEHQLLKTPSSSSLSQRVRSTLTKNTPRFGSKSKSATNLGRQGNFFASPMLK, from the exons ATGGATACTACGATGCTGAATATGCGGAATCTGTTTGAGCAGCTTGTACGCCGGGTGGAGATTCTCAGTGAAGGAAATGAACTCC AATTTATCCAGTTGGCAAAGGACTTTGAAGATTTTCGTAAAAAGTGGCAGAGAACAGACCACGAGCTGGGCAAATACAAGGATCTTTTGATGAAAGCAGAGACTGAGCGTAGTGCTCTGGATGTTAAACTGAAACATGCGCGCAATCAGGTGGATGTAGAGATCAAACGGAGACAGCGAGCTGAGGCTGACTGTGAGAAGCTG GAAAGACAGATTCAGCTGATTCGAGAGATGCTCATGTGTGATACATCTGGCAGCATCCAACTAAGTGAAGAGCAAAAATCAGCTCTGGCTTTTCTCAACAGAGGCCACCCATCCAGTGGCAACGCTGGGAACAAAAG ACTGTCAACCATTGATGAATCTGGTTCCATTTTATCCGATATCAGCTTTGACAAGACCGATGAATCCCTG GATTGGGATTCTTCTTTGGTAAAGACTTTGAaactgaagaagagagaaaagagg CGTTCGAATAGCCGACAGTTCGTGGATGGTCCACCTGGACCTGTAAAGAAAACGCGTTCCATTGGCTCCGCTGCAGACCAA GGAAATGAATCCATAGTTGCTAAAACTACAGTGACTGTTCCCAATGATGGCGGGCCCATCGAGGCTGTGTCCACTATTGAGACCGTGCCATACTGGACCCGGAGCCGAAGGAAAACAG GTACTTTACAGCCTTGGAACAGTGACTCCACATTGAGCAGTAGGCAGCCAGAGCCAAAAACTGAAACAGACGGCTCCAGCACTCCGCAGAGCAATGGGGGGATGCGCCTGCACGACTTCGTCTCTAAGACG GTTATTAAACCCGAATCTTGTGTACCATGTGGAAAGCGAATAAAATTTGGCAAGCTGTCTCTGAAGTGTCGAGACTGTCGTGTGGTCTCTCATCCAGAATGTCGGGACCGCTGTCCGCTTCCCTGTATTCCTACCCTGACAGGGACACCTGTCAAGATTGGAGAA GGAATGCTGGCAGATTATGTGTCCCAGACTTCTCCAATGATACCGTCAATTGTTGTCCACTGTGTAAATGAGATTGAGCAAAGAGGACTGACTGAG ACAGGCCTGTATCGGATCTCAGGCTGTGACCGGACAGTAAAAGAGCTAAAAGAGAAATTCCTCAGAGTGAAAACTGTACCCCTCCTCAGCAAAGTGGATGACATCCATGCTATCTGTAGCCTCCTGAAAGACTTCCTTCGAAACCTCAAAGAACCCCTTCTGACCTTTCGGCTAAACAAGGCCTTTATGGATGCAGCAG AAATCACAGATGACGATAACAGCATAGCAGCCACGTACCAGGCTGTTGGTGAGCTGCCCCAGGCCAACAGAGACACACTAGCTTTCCTCATGATTCACTTGCAGAG AGTGGCTCAGAGCCCAAACACTAAAATGGATGTTGCCAATCTGGCCAAAATTTTTGGCCCTACAATAGTTGCCCATGCTGTACCCAATCCAGATCCAGTGATAATGTTACAGGACATCAAGCGTCAGCCCAAG GTGGTAGAACGCCTGCTGTCACTACCcctggaatactggagtcagttcaTGATGGTAGAACAAGAAAACATTGACCCCATGCATGTCATTGAAAACTCAAATGCCTTCTCAACACCACAGACCCCAGATGTTAAAG TGAGTTTACTGGGGCCTGTGACCACTCCTGAGCATCAGCTCCTCAAGACTCCTTCATCCAGTTCCCTGTCGCAGAGAGTCCGCTCCACCCTCACCAAGAACACTCCCAG atttgGGAGCAAAAGCAAGTCTGCCACCAACCTAGGACGACAAGGCAACttttttgcttctccaatgctCAAGTGA